Proteins encoded in a region of the Zea mays cultivar B73 chromosome 2, Zm-B73-REFERENCE-NAM-5.0, whole genome shotgun sequence genome:
- the LOC100284025 gene encoding Auxin-responsive protein SAUR36, giving the protein MMSAKRLVQMSSSRWRRMAALARKRLASTPVKETDGSSCSTSSVAGKGHCAMYSADGRRFEVPLVFLGTALFGELLSMSQEEFGFAGDDGRITLPCESLVMEYMMCLLTRDASEEVKRLFLSSMARPCHYGSGLVQTMHHTQRTVVPSF; this is encoded by the coding sequence ATGATGAGTGCCAAGAGACTTGTTCAGATGTCAAGTAGTAGGTGGCGAAGAATGGCGGCCCTCGCGAGGAAGAGGCTCGCATCGACACCTGTGAAAGAAACTGACGGGTCGTCATGCAGCACTTCGTCGGTGGCTGGCAAAGGCCACTGTGCCATGTACTCGGCTGATGGTCGGCGGTTTGAGGTCCCGTTGGTGTTCCTCGGAACGGCTCTCTTCGGTGAGCTCCTGAGCATGTCGCAGGAGGAGTTCGGCTTCGCTGGTGATGACGGCAGGATCACCTTGCCATGTGAGTCTTTGGTGATGGAGTACATGATGTGTTTGCTTACAAGAGATGCCTCTGAAGAGGTCAAAAGGTTGTTTTTGAGCTCCATGGCAAGGCCTTGCCACTATGGATCTGGACTGGTGCAAACCATGCATCATACCCAGCGAACTGTTGTTCCTAGCTTCTGA